Proteins found in one Microbacterium sp. LWS13-1.2 genomic segment:
- a CDS encoding ROK family transcriptional regulator: MNGESTNASGVNQLFQLLRDGVPRTRAELAKSTGLARSTVAARVDQLMRMGLITPVAEAVSTGGRPPSQFALNPAAKVVIAADIGASHATVAVTDLSGSVLADQTEPLDIGLGPEHVLNWLVDGASTLLSRVGRDSSHVAAIGVGVPGPVEHSTGQPVNPPIMPGWDRFDIPGWLNQHLDVPVLVDNDVNIMALGERSVAWPAVDHLMFIKVATGIGAGLISGGTLQRGAQGVAGDIGHVQVARAANVPCRCGNRGCLEAIASGPAIARTLREHGLEARTGSDVVDLVKRGNIEAVQAVRQAGRDIGEVLTICVSLINPSVIAIGGSMARVGEHLIAGVREVVYTRSIPLATEHLAIVQSATAERAAVIGASMLAIEHVLSPDALAVGFR, from the coding sequence ATGAACGGCGAATCGACCAACGCGAGCGGCGTGAACCAGCTGTTTCAGCTGCTGCGCGACGGCGTGCCCCGCACCCGCGCGGAACTCGCCAAGTCCACCGGACTGGCCCGTTCGACGGTCGCGGCACGCGTGGATCAACTGATGCGGATGGGGCTCATCACGCCCGTCGCGGAGGCGGTGTCGACCGGCGGGCGTCCGCCGTCGCAGTTCGCCCTCAACCCGGCGGCCAAAGTCGTGATCGCGGCCGACATCGGAGCTTCGCACGCGACCGTGGCGGTGACGGACCTCTCCGGCAGCGTCCTCGCCGACCAAACCGAACCCCTCGACATCGGCCTCGGTCCCGAGCACGTGCTGAACTGGCTGGTCGACGGCGCGTCGACGCTGCTCAGCCGCGTCGGCCGGGACAGCTCCCACGTGGCCGCGATCGGAGTGGGAGTTCCCGGTCCCGTGGAGCACTCCACCGGACAGCCGGTCAATCCGCCGATCATGCCCGGGTGGGATCGCTTCGACATCCCCGGCTGGCTCAATCAGCATCTGGACGTGCCGGTGCTCGTCGACAACGACGTCAACATCATGGCGCTCGGCGAGCGGTCGGTCGCGTGGCCCGCGGTCGATCACCTGATGTTCATCAAGGTCGCCACCGGTATCGGAGCCGGCCTGATATCGGGCGGCACACTGCAGCGCGGAGCGCAGGGAGTCGCCGGCGACATCGGCCACGTGCAGGTCGCCCGTGCCGCGAACGTGCCCTGCCGCTGCGGGAACCGCGGCTGTCTCGAAGCCATCGCCTCGGGCCCGGCGATCGCGCGGACGCTGAGGGAGCATGGCCTCGAGGCGCGCACCGGCTCGGACGTCGTCGATCTCGTCAAGCGTGGCAACATCGAGGCGGTCCAGGCCGTTCGCCAGGCGGGACGCGACATCGGGGAGGTGCTCACGATCTGCGTGAGCCTCATCAACCCCTCCGTCATCGCGATCGGCGGATCCATGGCTCGCGTCGGTGAGCACCTCATCGCGGGCGTCCGGGAAGTCGTCTACACGCGGTCGATCCCGCTGGCGACGGAGCACCTCGCCATCGTCCAGTCCGCGACCGCCGAGCGCGCCGCCGTGATCGGAGCGAGCATGCTCGCGATCGAGCATGTGCTCTCCCCCGATGCTCTTGCGGTCGGATTCCGGTGA